From a region of the Sporosarcina ureilytica genome:
- the rplM gene encoding 50S ribosomal protein L13, with product MRTTFMAKGHEVERKWYVVDAEGQTLGRLASEVAALLRGKHKPTFTPHVDTGDHVIIINAEKIQLSGNKLKDKKYYRHSGYTGSLKERTALEMRTNYPTKMLELAVKGMLPKGPLGSQTFRKLNVYAGAEHPHAAQKPEVYELRG from the coding sequence ATGCGTACAACATTCATGGCAAAAGGCCACGAAGTAGAGCGTAAATGGTATGTTGTCGACGCTGAAGGTCAAACGCTTGGTCGTCTAGCTTCTGAAGTTGCAGCACTTTTACGTGGAAAACATAAGCCAACATTTACACCACACGTTGATACAGGTGACCATGTTATCATTATCAATGCTGAGAAAATTCAACTTTCAGGTAACAAATTGAAAGACAAAAAATACTACCGTCACTCAGGTTACACAGGTAGCTTAAAAGAGCGTACTGCACTTGAAATGCGCACAAACTACCCAACAAAAATGCTTGAGCTTGCAGTTAAAGGAATGCTTCCAAAAGGTCCTTTAGGCAGCCAGACATTCAGAAAACTAAATGTATACGCTGGAGCGGAGCATCCGCATGCGGCACAAAAACCTGAAGTTTACGAGCTTCGCGGATAA
- the infA gene encoding translation initiation factor IF-1, giving the protein MAKDDVIEVEGTVVETLPNAMFKVELENGHTILAHVSGKIRMHFIRILPGDKVTMELSPYDLTRGRITYRFK; this is encoded by the coding sequence ATGGCGAAAGACGATGTAATTGAAGTCGAAGGAACTGTAGTAGAAACGTTGCCGAACGCGATGTTTAAAGTAGAGTTGGAAAATGGCCATACGATACTGGCACATGTATCCGGTAAGATTCGTATGCACTTTATTCGCATCCTACCTGGCGACAAAGTAACTATGGAACTTTCGCCCTACGATTTAACACGCGGTCGAATTACGTACCGTTTCAAATAA
- the rpsK gene encoding 30S ribosomal protein S11, producing MAKRQVTRKRRVKKNIENGIAHIRSTFNNTIVTITDMQGNALSWSSAGALGFKGSRKSTPFAAQMAAETAAKVAMEHGLKNLEVTVKGPGAGREAAIRSLQAAGLEVTAIRDVTPVPHNGCRPPKRRRV from the coding sequence ATGGCAAAAAGACAAGTTACACGTAAACGTCGCGTGAAAAAGAATATCGAAAACGGTATTGCACATATCCGTTCGACGTTTAACAATACAATTGTTACAATTACAGATATGCAAGGGAATGCACTGTCATGGTCAAGTGCTGGTGCACTAGGCTTTAAAGGCTCCCGTAAATCTACTCCATTCGCTGCACAAATGGCTGCTGAAACAGCTGCTAAAGTTGCAATGGAACATGGACTTAAAAACTTAGAAGTAACTGTTAAAGGACCTGGTGCTGGTCGTGAAGCTGCGATTCGTTCTTTACAAGCTGCTGGTCTTGAAGTAACAGCGATTAGAGACGTAACGCCAGTTCCACATAACGGTTGCCGTCCACCAAAACGTCGCCGTGTATAA
- the rpsI gene encoding 30S ribosomal protein S9, with translation MAQVQYLGTGRRKSSVARVRLVPGDGKIIINNRDVEDYVPFETLREVIKQPLITTETLGSYDVLVNVHGGGYTGQAGAIRHGVARALLNVDPDFRPALKSAGFLTRDPRMKEREKYGFRGARRRPQFSKR, from the coding sequence TTGGCACAAGTACAATATCTCGGCACTGGCCGTCGTAAAAGTTCAGTAGCTCGCGTACGTCTCGTACCTGGTGATGGAAAAATTATCATCAACAACCGTGACGTAGAAGACTACGTACCATTCGAAACATTACGAGAAGTTATTAAGCAACCACTTATCACTACAGAAACATTAGGAAGCTACGACGTTTTAGTAAACGTTCACGGTGGAGGATACACTGGACAAGCTGGTGCAATCCGTCACGGCGTTGCACGTGCACTATTAAACGTTGACCCAGATTTCCGCCCAGCACTTAAATCAGCTGGATTCTTAACACGTGACCCACGTATGAAAGAGCGCGAGAAGTACGGTTTCCGTGGCGCACGTCGTCGTCCACAATTCTCAAAACGTTAA
- the rpmJ gene encoding 50S ribosomal protein L36, with protein sequence MKVRASVKPICEKCKVIRRRGRVMVICENPKHKQRQG encoded by the coding sequence ATGAAAGTTAGAGCATCTGTAAAACCGATCTGTGAAAAATGTAAAGTTATTCGCAGACGTGGGCGAGTAATGGTTATCTGTGAAAATCCAAAACACAAACAAAGACAAGGCTAA
- a CDS encoding DNA-directed RNA polymerase subunit alpha encodes MIEIEKPKIETVEISEDSKFGKFIIEPLERGYGNTLGNSLRRILLSSLPGAAVTSIQIDGVLHEFSAVEGVVEDVSSIVLNVKKLALKIYSDEEKVIEVDVKGEGVVTAADITHDSDVEILNPEQKIATLGKNGHLRMRMYAIRGRGYAPADMNKREDLAIGVIPVDSIYTPVSRVNFQVENTRVGQLTHFDKLTLDVTTDGSIGPKEAVSLGAKILTEHLNIFVNMTDEAQTAEIMVEKEEDQIEKVLEMTIEELDLSVRSYNCLKRAGINTVLELSNKTEEEMMKVRNLGRKSLEEVKAKLDELNLELRTED; translated from the coding sequence ATGATCGAAATTGAGAAACCGAAGATTGAGACAGTAGAAATCAGCGAAGATTCCAAATTCGGAAAGTTTATCATTGAACCGCTAGAACGTGGATATGGGAATACTTTAGGGAATTCCTTACGACGCATTCTTCTTTCCTCATTACCAGGAGCAGCTGTAACATCTATTCAAATTGATGGTGTACTTCACGAATTTTCAGCAGTTGAAGGTGTCGTTGAAGATGTTTCTTCCATTGTTTTGAATGTGAAAAAACTTGCGCTTAAAATCTATTCGGATGAAGAGAAAGTAATTGAGGTAGACGTAAAAGGTGAGGGAGTTGTAACTGCTGCAGATATTACGCATGACAGTGACGTTGAAATCCTAAACCCAGAGCAAAAAATTGCGACGCTTGGTAAAAATGGCCACTTACGTATGCGTATGTATGCAATACGTGGTCGTGGATATGCACCTGCGGACATGAACAAACGTGAAGATCTTGCAATAGGAGTAATTCCAGTTGACTCGATTTACACACCAGTTTCACGCGTAAACTTCCAAGTTGAAAACACGCGAGTTGGTCAATTAACGCATTTCGATAAGTTAACACTTGATGTTACGACAGATGGCAGCATTGGTCCAAAGGAAGCTGTTTCTCTTGGCGCAAAAATCCTTACTGAGCACTTAAATATATTCGTAAACATGACAGATGAAGCACAAACTGCAGAGATTATGGTAGAAAAAGAAGAAGACCAGATTGAAAAGGTACTAGAAATGACGATTGAAGAACTAGATCTTTCTGTTCGTTCTTATAACTGCCTAAAACGTGCAGGCATCAATACTGTCTTAGAACTTTCGAATAAAACAGAAGAAGAAATGATGAAAGTACGAAATCTTGGCCGTAAATCACTTGAAGAAGTGAAAGCGAAGCTAGATGAACTTAATCTCGAACTACGAACTGAAGATTGA
- the secY gene encoding preprotein translocase subunit SecY, with amino-acid sequence MFQTISNFMRVKDIRNKILFTLLVLIAFRLGAFIPVPGVDATALQQDTQGLIGFLNVFGGGALANFSILAMGIMPYITASIIMQLLQMDVVPKFAEWAKQGDVGRRKLAQFTRYFTIILAFIQGTAMSFGFNRMYGGMLIKDESIATYAVIAIVLTAGTAFLLWLGEKITEKGVGNGISIIIFAGIVAGIPTAVNQYYATQIQDAGDALFIKLGITVLLLLVIVAVTVGVIYVQEALRKIPVQYAKRATGRGQMTAGQQTHMPLKLNAAGVIPVIFAAAFFITPQSLATFFGENKVTLTIINVFDYTNPVGMVIYLALILAFTYFYAFIQVNPENAAENLKKQGAYIPGIRPGQDTQDYLTSTLYRLTFVGAIFLALVAVMPIFFINLANLPQSLQIGGTSLLIVVGVALESMKQLESQLVKRHYKGFMK; translated from the coding sequence ATGTTTCAGACAATCTCTAACTTTATGCGCGTTAAAGATATTAGAAATAAAATCCTCTTTACATTGCTCGTGTTAATTGCTTTTAGACTGGGTGCATTTATACCTGTTCCGGGTGTAGATGCAACTGCATTGCAGCAAGACACTCAAGGTTTAATTGGCTTTTTGAACGTCTTTGGTGGTGGTGCACTTGCGAACTTCTCAATCTTAGCAATGGGAATTATGCCTTATATCACTGCATCCATCATCATGCAATTATTGCAAATGGATGTTGTGCCTAAGTTCGCTGAATGGGCAAAACAAGGTGATGTGGGAAGACGTAAACTTGCACAGTTCACGAGATATTTCACAATCATCCTTGCTTTTATTCAGGGGACGGCAATGTCATTTGGTTTTAACCGAATGTACGGTGGTATGCTAATAAAAGACGAAAGTATCGCAACCTATGCTGTTATTGCAATTGTATTGACAGCAGGTACTGCATTCTTGTTATGGCTTGGTGAAAAAATCACAGAAAAGGGTGTTGGAAATGGTATTTCCATCATCATTTTTGCTGGGATTGTTGCGGGGATTCCAACTGCAGTCAACCAATACTATGCAACACAAATTCAAGATGCAGGAGATGCGTTATTCATTAAATTAGGTATTACAGTACTATTGCTTCTCGTCATTGTTGCAGTGACAGTTGGCGTGATTTACGTCCAAGAAGCATTACGTAAAATACCAGTTCAGTATGCGAAACGCGCTACAGGCCGCGGTCAGATGACTGCAGGACAGCAGACGCATATGCCTTTAAAACTTAACGCAGCTGGTGTTATCCCGGTAATCTTTGCTGCGGCATTTTTCATCACGCCGCAATCATTGGCAACGTTTTTCGGAGAAAATAAAGTTACACTAACGATTATTAACGTATTTGATTATACAAACCCAGTGGGTATGGTGATCTATCTGGCGTTAATTCTCGCATTCACTTATTTCTATGCATTTATTCAGGTAAACCCTGAGAATGCGGCGGAAAACTTAAAGAAACAAGGCGCCTATATTCCAGGAATTCGTCCTGGACAAGATACTCAGGATTATTTAACGAGCACTTTGTATAGACTAACCTTCGTTGGGGCAATTTTCCTAGCGCTGGTGGCAGTAATGCCAATATTCTTTATTAACTTGGCGAATCTTCCACAGTCTTTACAAATTGGAGGAACAAGCTTGCTGATCGTAGTGGGTGTTGCACTCGAATCGATGAAGCAACTTGAGTCACAACTTGTAAAACGACATTACAAGGGTTTTATGAAATAA
- a CDS encoding adenylate kinase, whose product MNIILMGLPGAGKGTQADSIVEKYDIPHISTGDMFRAAISEGTELGLKAKSYMDQGALVPDEVTIGIVRERLSKSDCEKGFLLDGFPRTVPQAEALDELLADMDRKIEHVINIQVDPEELVKRLTGRRICKVCGTSYHLQFNPPKAEGVCDKDGGELYQREDDNPETVKNRLDVNMTQTAPLLDFYETKSVLSNINGQQDIQNVFKDLDVILQGNAQ is encoded by the coding sequence ATGAATATCATATTAATGGGTTTGCCTGGGGCTGGTAAAGGTACACAGGCAGACAGTATTGTTGAAAAGTACGATATCCCTCATATTTCCACAGGCGATATGTTTCGTGCTGCTATCTCTGAAGGTACAGAACTCGGTTTAAAAGCAAAGTCGTATATGGACCAAGGGGCATTAGTTCCTGACGAAGTAACGATTGGCATTGTTCGTGAACGTTTAAGCAAGTCTGATTGTGAAAAAGGTTTCTTGTTAGATGGATTCCCACGCACAGTACCTCAGGCAGAAGCGCTTGACGAGTTACTAGCGGACATGGACCGAAAAATTGAGCATGTTATTAATATCCAAGTGGATCCAGAGGAACTTGTTAAACGTTTAACAGGTCGCCGGATTTGTAAAGTATGCGGAACGTCGTATCATCTGCAATTCAACCCACCGAAAGCAGAAGGGGTTTGTGACAAAGATGGTGGCGAACTTTATCAGCGTGAGGATGACAATCCTGAAACTGTAAAGAATCGTTTAGACGTAAATATGACACAAACAGCACCACTTTTAGATTTCTATGAAACAAAAAGCGTGCTGTCAAATATCAATGGACAACAAGACATTCAAAACGTTTTCAAAGATCTGGACGTTATCCTTCAAGGAAACGCTCAGTAA
- the rplO gene encoding 50S ribosomal protein L15, translating to MKLHEMKPAVGARKSRKRIGRGIGSGYGKTSGKGHKGQNARSGGGVRLGFEGGQTPLFQRLPKRGFTNINRKDYAVVNLDKLNLFDEGTEVTPELLLESGVVSKAKSGIKILGNGKLEKKLTVKAHKFSATAKEAIEQAGGQTEVI from the coding sequence ATGAAATTACACGAAATGAAACCAGCTGTTGGTGCACGTAAATCCCGTAAACGTATCGGACGTGGAATCGGTTCTGGCTACGGAAAAACTTCCGGTAAAGGTCATAAAGGACAAAACGCTCGTTCAGGCGGTGGCGTACGTCTTGGATTCGAAGGTGGACAAACACCACTTTTCCAACGACTTCCTAAACGTGGCTTTACTAACATAAATCGCAAAGATTATGCTGTTGTGAACCTTGACAAGCTAAACCTATTCGATGAAGGCACGGAAGTAACACCTGAATTGCTGCTTGAATCAGGAGTTGTAAGCAAAGCGAAATCAGGAATTAAAATTCTTGGTAACGGTAAACTTGAAAAGAAGCTTACAGTAAAAGCTCATAAATTCTCTGCTACTGCTAAAGAAGCAATCGAACAAGCAGGCGGGCAAACAGAGGTGATTTAA
- a CDS encoding energy-coupling factor ABC transporter ATP-binding protein yields MKEILSVDHVSFAYPTDDEMVSKNAVDDVSFTIHDGEWIAIVGHNGSGKSTLAKLMIGLLFPNEGNIHVFLEQLTAENIWDIRSKMGIVFQNPDNQFVGSTVQDDVAFALENKGVPFEEMVTVVRESLTLVKMEDFLDHEPHHLSGGQKQRVAIAGALALKPNLLIMDEATSMLDPQGREEVIQIVSELKRTTDLTVISITHDLEEALLADRIIVMNQGKVLDIGTPEEIFSDGEKLESIGLDIPFAMNMSNLIRQNGLDLAGEHMTEEELVNELWTSHYNK; encoded by the coding sequence ATGAAGGAAATCTTATCTGTTGATCATGTCTCCTTTGCCTATCCGACCGATGATGAAATGGTAAGTAAAAATGCGGTAGATGATGTTTCATTTACGATTCATGACGGTGAATGGATAGCGATTGTAGGACATAATGGTTCGGGAAAATCGACACTAGCAAAGCTAATGATTGGACTTTTATTTCCTAACGAAGGAAATATCCATGTATTTTTGGAACAATTAACAGCTGAAAACATATGGGATATTCGCTCAAAAATGGGAATCGTTTTTCAAAACCCTGATAACCAGTTTGTCGGGTCAACTGTTCAGGATGACGTTGCTTTTGCATTGGAAAACAAAGGGGTTCCTTTTGAAGAAATGGTAACGGTCGTTCGCGAATCATTAACCCTTGTTAAAATGGAAGATTTTCTAGATCATGAGCCGCATCACTTATCAGGGGGGCAAAAGCAACGTGTTGCGATTGCTGGAGCATTGGCATTGAAACCAAATCTCCTCATTATGGATGAAGCGACGTCGATGCTTGATCCACAAGGAAGAGAAGAAGTGATTCAAATCGTATCCGAATTAAAAAGAACAACGGATTTAACAGTCATCTCTATTACACATGACCTTGAGGAAGCTCTGCTTGCGGATCGCATTATCGTCATGAATCAAGGGAAAGTACTGGATATCGGAACACCGGAAGAAATCTTTTCAGATGGAGAGAAACTCGAATCAATCGGATTAGATATTCCGTTTGCTATGAATATGTCGAATTTAATTCGTCAAAATGGGTTGGATTTAGCCGGTGAACATATGACAGAAGAAGAATTGGTGAATGAATTATGGACATCTCACTACAACAAGTAG
- a CDS encoding energy-coupling factor transporter transmembrane component T family protein, which produces MLEKMIFGRFIPGQSFIHKLDPRSKLIFVLLFVIAVFLANNVQTYAILLGFTLLVIFASRIRLYFLLNGLKPILLLIIFTFIMHLFFTREGALLIDWKMIKIYEEGLRQGIFISLRFFILVLITSILTLTTSPISITDGMEDLLNPLKRFKLPVHELALMMSISLRFIPTLMDETDKILKAQLARGSDISSGTMKERIRAVIPLLVPLFVSAFKRAEDLAVAMEVRGYRGGEGRTRYRQLKWDYRDTIAMVVLVLLISSLYFWRG; this is translated from the coding sequence ATGTTAGAAAAGATGATTTTCGGTCGTTTTATACCGGGACAATCTTTTATACATAAACTTGATCCACGGTCAAAACTAATCTTTGTTTTGCTGTTTGTGATTGCAGTTTTTCTGGCAAATAATGTTCAAACATATGCAATTTTATTAGGATTTACTTTGCTTGTCATTTTTGCATCCCGAATCCGTTTGTACTTTCTTTTAAATGGATTAAAACCGATTTTGTTATTAATTATTTTTACATTCATTATGCACCTGTTTTTTACACGGGAAGGCGCTTTGTTAATCGACTGGAAAATGATTAAAATTTACGAAGAGGGTTTACGACAAGGTATTTTCATCTCGTTACGTTTCTTTATACTTGTGTTAATCACCTCCATTTTAACGCTAACAACGTCGCCAATATCGATAACGGACGGGATGGAAGATTTACTCAATCCACTTAAACGATTCAAATTGCCGGTCCATGAGCTTGCATTAATGATGTCTATTTCCTTACGGTTTATCCCAACATTAATGGATGAGACGGATAAAATATTAAAAGCCCAGCTTGCTCGCGGTTCTGATATTAGCTCAGGTACGATGAAAGAACGGATTCGAGCAGTCATTCCGCTTCTCGTGCCGCTGTTCGTAAGTGCTTTTAAACGTGCAGAAGATTTAGCAGTAGCTATGGAAGTGCGTGGCTATCGTGGCGGGGAAGGGCGTACGAGATACCGACAACTCAAATGGGATTATCGCGATACCATTGCAATGGTTGTTCTAGTTTTGTTAATCAGTTCCCTTTACTTTTGGAGAGGGTAG
- a CDS encoding energy-coupling factor ABC transporter ATP-binding protein — MDISLQQVGYLYGKDTPFEKRALHGVEATIPSGSYTAIIGHTGSGKSTLLMHLNGLLKPSEGIVKVGDVAIHAKTKGKELREIRRHVGIVFQFPEHQLFEETVLKDIMFGPLNFGVSEEVAEKRAYELIKLLGLPEDVASKSPFDLSGGQMRRVAIAGVLAFNPSILILDEPTAGLDPRGRKEIMELFHYLHKKENLTTILVTHSMDDAARYADHVIVMHDGTSVMTGSPTEIFGNEEQLLAYRLGLPKTVKFQRDIEKLIDRSLPEIALTDEQLAKMIAQAAQEGDHSC, encoded by the coding sequence ATGGACATCTCACTACAACAAGTAGGGTATTTATACGGAAAGGACACACCGTTTGAAAAAAGAGCCTTGCATGGCGTAGAGGCGACCATTCCGTCCGGTTCTTACACGGCGATTATCGGTCACACGGGTTCTGGGAAGTCAACACTCTTAATGCACTTAAACGGGCTCTTAAAGCCATCTGAGGGTATTGTGAAGGTCGGTGATGTTGCCATACATGCCAAGACAAAAGGGAAAGAATTAAGAGAAATTCGTAGACATGTCGGCATCGTCTTTCAGTTTCCAGAACATCAATTATTCGAGGAAACGGTTCTTAAAGATATTATGTTTGGTCCATTAAATTTTGGCGTGTCTGAAGAAGTGGCAGAAAAACGAGCATACGAGCTCATTAAGTTGTTAGGTCTTCCGGAAGATGTTGCAAGCAAATCCCCATTCGATTTATCGGGGGGGCAAATGCGAAGAGTTGCCATTGCCGGTGTATTGGCCTTTAATCCTTCTATTCTAATATTGGACGAGCCAACTGCAGGATTAGATCCTCGTGGTCGGAAAGAGATTATGGAGCTATTTCATTATCTACATAAAAAAGAAAATCTGACGACGATTCTCGTCACACATAGTATGGACGATGCAGCGCGGTATGCGGATCATGTCATTGTTATGCATGATGGAACGTCTGTCATGACAGGCTCCCCAACAGAGATATTTGGAAATGAAGAGCAACTTCTTGCCTATCGTCTTGGTTTACCAAAAACGGTTAAATTTCAAAGAGATATTGAAAAGTTGATTGATCGCTCACTTCCGGAGATTGCGTTAACGGACGAACAGTTGGCAAAAATGATTGCGCAAGCAGCACAAGAGGGGGATCATTCATGTTAG
- the rplQ gene encoding 50S ribosomal protein L17, whose amino-acid sequence MAYRKLGRTSSQRKAMLRDLTTSLIMHERIETTEARAKELRSVVEKMITLGKRGDLHARRQAAQYMRRELVTTKNEEGNEVEVYAIQKLFDDVAPRYAERQGGYTRIMKMGPRRGDGAPVVVIELV is encoded by the coding sequence ATGGCATACAGAAAATTAGGACGTACAAGTTCACAGCGTAAAGCGATGCTTCGCGACCTTACAACTAGTCTTATTATGCATGAGCGCATTGAAACGACAGAAGCACGTGCAAAAGAGCTTCGTTCCGTCGTTGAAAAAATGATTACACTTGGTAAACGTGGCGATTTACACGCACGTCGTCAAGCTGCACAATACATGCGCCGCGAATTAGTTACGACTAAGAACGAAGAAGGTAATGAAGTTGAAGTTTATGCAATTCAAAAACTTTTTGATGATGTTGCACCACGTTATGCAGAGCGTCAAGGTGGTTATACACGTATCATGAAGATGGGTCCTCGTCGTGGAGACGGCGCACCTGTTGTTGTTATTGAACTTGTGTAA
- the rpsM gene encoding 30S ribosomal protein S13: MARIAGVDIPRDKRIVISLTYVFGIGKTTAKKVLEAAGVSEETRVRDLTDAELDKIRTEIDSLRVEGDLRRETSLNIKRLMEIGSFRGIRHRRGLPVRGQNTKNNARTRKGAKRAVRK; the protein is encoded by the coding sequence ATGGCACGTATTGCTGGTGTAGACATTCCGCGCGATAAGCGCATTGTTATCTCATTAACGTATGTTTTCGGAATCGGTAAAACGACTGCGAAAAAAGTACTTGAAGCTGCTGGTGTATCTGAAGAAACACGTGTACGTGATTTAACGGATGCAGAGTTAGACAAAATTCGTACAGAAATCGACAGTCTAAGAGTAGAAGGTGACCTTCGTCGTGAAACTTCTCTTAACATCAAACGTTTGATGGAAATCGGAAGCTTCCGTGGTATCCGTCACCGTCGTGGATTACCTGTTCGAGGACAAAACACTAAAAATAACGCACGTACTCGTAAGGGTGCTAAGCGCGCAGTTAGAAAATAA
- the truA gene encoding tRNA pseudouridine(38-40) synthase TruA, whose amino-acid sequence MGRVKAVVAYDGTNFAGYQSQPGMRTVQSEIDKALVKIHKDKSIHSVASGRTDSGVHANGQVIHFDTSLTLEEERWQMALNVLLPTDIRIVNVCYVDEDFHARYSATGKTYIFKWSYASVHSPFERNYSVHLGKWRPDVEKMKEAAKYLIGTYDFTSFCSAKTATSNRVRTVRLLTLERHGDELVMTIEGDGFLYNMVRTIAGMLLAVGKGWHQPEEVKEILALKDRQAASKTAPAHGLYLDNVTYDYDDIPK is encoded by the coding sequence ATGGGGCGTGTTAAAGCAGTCGTCGCCTATGATGGGACGAATTTTGCAGGCTATCAATCACAACCCGGGATGAGAACGGTCCAATCAGAAATTGATAAAGCCTTAGTGAAAATTCATAAAGACAAAAGCATTCATTCTGTTGCGAGTGGGCGTACGGATTCGGGCGTTCATGCTAATGGACAAGTCATTCATTTTGATACGTCACTTACCCTAGAAGAAGAACGATGGCAAATGGCGTTAAATGTATTGTTGCCGACCGATATTCGCATCGTCAACGTTTGCTACGTGGATGAAGATTTCCATGCAAGGTATTCAGCAACTGGGAAGACCTACATCTTTAAATGGTCTTATGCATCCGTGCATAGCCCATTTGAACGTAATTATTCTGTTCATTTAGGAAAATGGCGTCCTGATGTTGAAAAAATGAAGGAAGCTGCCAAATATTTAATTGGCACATATGATTTTACTAGTTTTTGTTCCGCCAAAACAGCAACTTCCAACCGCGTGCGTACCGTGAGATTATTAACACTGGAAAGGCACGGCGATGAGCTCGTTATGACTATCGAAGGTGATGGCTTTTTATATAATATGGTGCGGACGATTGCTGGAATGTTATTGGCAGTCGGAAAAGGTTGGCATCAGCCTGAAGAAGTGAAGGAAATACTAGCGTTAAAGGATCGTCAAGCGGCAAGTAAAACCGCGCCAGCACACGGTTTATATTTAGATAATGTCACTTATGATTATGATGATATACCTAAATAA